Proteins from a genomic interval of Bradyrhizobium sp. CCGB01:
- a CDS encoding methyl-accepting chemotaxis protein, translating into MAIRLGGFPGRVLGRFKPRFKMPKWGVRGSLFAAFALIAGMGLVIAAGAGFVFNHLGATMMDLSGRDIPRLSASLQLASQSATLAAQGPGLLASPSDEALKERTKSVKDIQQLAMAKLGEIIELGADKQTANALRDTAKSIDEATQSLVSAARERLDTGALHDKQYEALRKAQLAFVGAAGPAMLDAQTRLNAILGAAEVSADDATEAARTVAQISTISANGNLMAADMMAALSANNSDTLEVIEKEFKATRDRVKSNLEDLPKIPSMQAMRDAVQKLFAFGEGKTGVFKIRQKELDAIDYGQTILDETRKLNVGLGISVQQLVDGVQKETNASTFQARQEISLATTAMLALGALMLVGSALFVWLYVGRNILRRIGALQQSMQLLANGDLETEIYRSKHHNDEISVMANTLQVFRESMIEARAMSSEQDKDRVTKAERAARMEAKIAEFEGTVRNALDNLAQSANSMQSTAQSMSNTADQSNALVNAVASAAEETSVNVQTVSSGTEQLSSSIEEISKQVVTSAAIARKAVDEAGATDTTVQSLADSASRISVVVDLIQTIASQTNLLALNATIEAARAGEAGRGFAVVASEVKSLASQTAKATEEIRTQIASMQSVTTSAVGAIQGIGRIIGEINDVTTTIAAAVEEQGAATREIARNIQHAAGGTSEVSSNIVGVSTASAEAGAAASEVLGASDALRREADMLRGEIDAFLNNMRAA; encoded by the coding sequence ATGGCGATCCGTCTTGGTGGCTTTCCTGGCCGTGTCCTCGGCCGTTTCAAGCCTCGCTTCAAGATGCCGAAATGGGGCGTGCGCGGCAGCCTTTTCGCCGCCTTCGCATTGATCGCGGGCATGGGCCTCGTGATCGCAGCCGGCGCCGGCTTCGTGTTCAATCATCTCGGCGCGACCATGATGGATCTGAGCGGGCGCGACATTCCGCGCCTCTCCGCCAGCCTGCAGCTCGCCTCTCAAAGCGCGACGCTCGCGGCGCAAGGCCCGGGCCTGCTGGCATCGCCCTCCGACGAGGCGCTGAAGGAACGCACCAAGAGCGTGAAGGACATCCAGCAGCTCGCCATGGCCAAGCTCGGCGAGATCATCGAGCTCGGCGCCGACAAGCAGACCGCAAACGCGCTGCGCGATACCGCCAAGAGCATCGACGAGGCGACCCAGAGCCTGGTGTCGGCTGCCCGCGAACGTCTCGACACCGGCGCACTGCACGACAAGCAGTATGAAGCCCTGCGCAAGGCCCAGCTCGCCTTCGTCGGCGCGGCCGGCCCTGCGATGCTGGACGCACAGACGCGCCTGAACGCGATCCTCGGTGCGGCGGAAGTGTCCGCCGATGATGCCACCGAAGCCGCCCGCACCGTCGCCCAGATCTCGACGATCTCCGCCAACGGCAATCTGATGGCCGCGGACATGATGGCGGCGCTCTCGGCCAACAACAGCGACACGCTGGAGGTGATCGAGAAGGAATTCAAGGCGACGCGCGACCGCGTCAAGTCGAACCTCGAGGATCTCCCGAAGATCCCCTCGATGCAGGCCATGCGCGACGCCGTGCAAAAACTGTTCGCCTTCGGCGAGGGCAAGACCGGCGTGTTCAAGATCCGCCAGAAGGAGCTCGACGCCATCGATTACGGCCAGACCATTCTGGACGAGACCCGCAAGCTCAATGTCGGCCTCGGCATCAGCGTGCAGCAGCTCGTCGACGGCGTGCAGAAGGAGACCAACGCGTCGACCTTCCAGGCGCGCCAGGAGATCTCGCTCGCCACCACGGCGATGCTGGCGCTGGGCGCGCTGATGCTGGTCGGCTCGGCGCTGTTCGTCTGGCTCTATGTCGGCCGCAACATCCTGCGGCGGATTGGCGCCCTGCAACAGTCGATGCAGCTGCTCGCGAACGGCGACCTCGAGACCGAGATCTACCGCTCGAAGCACCACAATGACGAGATCTCGGTGATGGCGAACACGCTGCAAGTGTTCCGCGAGAGCATGATCGAGGCCCGCGCGATGTCGAGCGAGCAGGACAAGGACCGTGTCACCAAGGCCGAGCGTGCCGCGCGCATGGAAGCGAAGATCGCCGAGTTCGAGGGCACGGTGCGCAACGCGCTCGACAACCTCGCGCAGTCGGCCAATTCGATGCAGTCCACCGCGCAGAGCATGTCGAACACCGCCGACCAGTCCAACGCGCTGGTGAACGCAGTCGCGTCCGCCGCGGAGGAGACCTCGGTCAACGTGCAGACCGTGTCATCGGGCACCGAGCAATTGTCCTCCTCCATCGAGGAGATCAGCAAGCAGGTGGTCACCTCGGCCGCGATCGCCAGGAAGGCGGTCGACGAGGCCGGCGCCACCGACACCACGGTGCAGAGTCTCGCCGACAGCGCCAGCCGCATCAGCGTAGTCGTCGACCTGATCCAGACCATCGCCTCGCAGACCAACCTGCTCGCGCTCAACGCCACCATCGAGGCGGCGCGGGCGGGCGAAGCCGGCCGCGGCTTCGCGGTGGTGGCGTCCGAGGTCAAGAGCCTCGCCAGCCAGACCGCGAAAGCGACGGAAGAGATCCGCACCCAGATCGCCAGCATGCAATCGGTCACGACCTCCGCAGTCGGCGCCATCCAGGGCATCGGCCGGATCATCGGCGAGATCAACGACGTGACGACGACGATCGCCGCCGCGGTCGAGGAACAGGGGGCGGCCACCCGCGAAATCGCCCGCAACATCCAGCATGCGGCCGGCGGCACCAGCGAGGTTTCCAGCAACATCGTCGGCGTCTCCACCGCTTCAGCCGAGGCAGGCGCCGCGGCGAGCGAAGTGCTGGGCGCCTCCGACGCGCTCCGCCGCGAAGCCGACATGCTGCGCGGGGAGATCGACGCGTTCCTCAACAACATGCGGGCGGCCTGA
- a CDS encoding outer membrane protein, with amino-acid sequence MKKILFATVALLVVSAAAPAVGADLGNRNYYKAPAPAYAAPIYNWTGFYIGGHVGGAFSSDNNFNGLSTGNNGNGRFLGGVQVGADWQFNPNFVVGVEGQYSWLSGSVGAVFPGGIAYTNDQRGLGSITGRVGYTWGPGLLYVKGGYAYSDNNEKVTVAGVPTAFLITGDHRNGYTVGAGLEYMFAPNWSAKAEYQYYNFGDASFTGGPLAGTGSFTTDDHTIKAGVNYRFNWANSAVARY; translated from the coding sequence ATGAAGAAGATTTTGTTTGCGACCGTTGCCCTGCTCGTGGTGAGCGCCGCCGCGCCGGCCGTCGGCGCCGATCTCGGCAACCGCAACTACTACAAGGCGCCCGCGCCGGCCTATGCCGCGCCGATCTACAACTGGACCGGCTTCTATATTGGTGGCCATGTCGGCGGTGCCTTCTCCAGCGACAACAATTTCAACGGCCTTTCCACCGGCAACAACGGCAATGGCCGTTTCCTCGGCGGCGTGCAGGTCGGGGCGGACTGGCAGTTCAATCCGAACTTCGTGGTCGGCGTCGAAGGCCAGTATTCCTGGCTCTCCGGCAGCGTCGGCGCGGTGTTTCCGGGCGGCATCGCCTACACCAACGACCAGCGTGGCCTCGGCTCGATCACCGGCCGCGTCGGCTACACCTGGGGTCCGGGCCTGCTCTACGTGAAGGGCGGCTACGCCTATTCGGACAACAACGAGAAGGTGACGGTTGCCGGCGTGCCGACCGCCTTCCTCATCACCGGCGATCACCGCAACGGCTACACCGTCGGCGCCGGCCTCGAATACATGTTCGCTCCGAACTGGTCGGCCAAGGCCGAGTATCAGTACTACAATTTCGGCGACGCGAGCTTCACCGGCGGTCCGCTGGCGGGCACCGGCAGCTTCACCACCGACGATCACACCATCAAGGCGGGCGTCAACTACCGCTTCAACTGGGCCAATTCGGCGGTCGCGCGCTACTGA
- a CDS encoding AEC family transporter gives MEVASLVLPVFAIIVTGWLAGELGYLSRSLADALVHFAYNVAMPALLIVTIAQEPARNLLEWRFLLAFGGGSLVCFALVFLAVRTGGKHDLASSTIHGMAAAMTNTGFVALPILHAIYGQPAVLPAAVATVFVAGVMFPLTVILLERNARGPAHSAGLVKQILLNPMVLSTLIGLIWAITGLPIPSPVAAYLNMIAAALTPCALFAIGLGLSVDGLRSNLKASFALAAVKLVVMPLIVYGLCVATGLNPLYTVAAVICAAVPTAKTVYVLAHEHKVEEKLVAATVSVTTMLSVATLLVALYLLSGLPAGTR, from the coding sequence ATGGAGGTCGCCAGCCTCGTTCTTCCCGTGTTCGCAATCATCGTCACCGGCTGGCTTGCCGGCGAACTCGGTTATCTCTCCCGCTCGCTTGCGGACGCGCTGGTGCATTTTGCCTACAATGTGGCGATGCCGGCGCTGCTGATCGTCACGATCGCCCAGGAGCCGGCGCGCAACCTGCTGGAATGGCGCTTCCTGCTCGCTTTCGGAGGCGGCTCCCTCGTCTGCTTCGCGCTGGTCTTCCTGGCGGTGCGCACGGGTGGCAAGCACGATCTCGCCAGCAGCACGATCCATGGAATGGCCGCGGCGATGACCAATACCGGCTTCGTGGCGCTCCCGATCCTGCACGCGATCTACGGCCAGCCCGCCGTCTTGCCCGCCGCAGTGGCGACGGTGTTCGTCGCCGGCGTGATGTTTCCGCTCACAGTCATTCTGCTGGAAAGGAACGCGCGCGGCCCTGCGCATTCCGCCGGACTGGTGAAACAGATCCTGCTCAATCCGATGGTCCTGTCGACGCTCATCGGCCTCATCTGGGCGATCACCGGCTTGCCGATTCCTTCACCGGTCGCGGCCTATCTGAACATGATCGCCGCCGCGCTCACGCCGTGCGCGCTGTTTGCCATCGGGCTCGGCCTGTCGGTCGACGGCCTGCGATCCAACCTGAAGGCGTCGTTCGCGCTCGCGGCCGTGAAGCTGGTGGTGATGCCGTTGATCGTCTACGGACTTTGCGTGGCCACTGGCCTCAATCCCCTCTACACGGTCGCCGCCGTCATATGCGCGGCCGTGCCGACGGCGAAAACCGTGTATGTGCTGGCGCACGAACACAAGGTCGAGGAGAAGCTGGTCGCGGCCACCGTTTCGGTCACGACGATGCTGTCGGTCGCAACGTTGCTGGTCGCGCTCTACCTGCTCTCCGGCCTCCCGGCCGGCACGCGTTGA
- a CDS encoding ABC transporter ATP-binding protein, with amino-acid sequence MTAPPAVSIKNLKVALPKGAERPFAVDGVSLDLRPGKIVCVVGESGSGKSMCAHALMGLLPDTVSVTSGEIQFEGRDLLKLDDDGWRDLRGRRLAMIFQEPMTALNPLMRIGDQMAEMFEAHGLLTPKERRAKALSLAREVGLPDPERIVRAYPHQLSGGQRQRAMIAMALALEPAVLVADEPTTALDVTTQAQILKLIRNLQRNRNMAVMFITHDFGVVADIADQVVVLRHGKVVEEGPAAAVFSEPQHDYTKALLAAVPSMDPPLREALDDQARAVEVIGLDKTYVTSGGWFREDRRVDAAREVNFNILKGETLGLVGESGSGKSSVARLVMRLIEADRGTVRIGETDLTKLSGKALRAERHRIQMIFQDPFASLNPRRKVGHIIADGPIAAGTDPKAAFDRARDLLKMVGLDAGALDRYPHEFSGGQRQRIGIARALALEPEIIVADEAVSALDVSVQAQVLRLLEDLKARLGLSMLFITHDLRVAAQICDRIAVMQRGAIVELKPTAQLFAAPEHAYTRELLAAVPGRKERAPAA; translated from the coding sequence ATGACCGCCCCGCCCGCTGTCTCCATCAAGAACCTCAAGGTCGCGCTGCCGAAGGGTGCCGAACGTCCGTTCGCCGTCGACGGCGTCTCGCTCGATCTGCGGCCCGGCAAGATCGTCTGCGTCGTCGGCGAATCCGGCTCCGGCAAGTCGATGTGCGCGCATGCGCTGATGGGACTTCTGCCTGACACGGTGTCGGTCACGTCAGGCGAGATCCAGTTCGAAGGCCGCGACCTGCTCAAGCTCGATGACGACGGCTGGCGCGATCTGCGCGGCCGCCGGCTCGCGATGATTTTTCAGGAGCCGATGACCGCGCTCAATCCGCTGATGCGGATCGGCGACCAGATGGCCGAGATGTTCGAGGCGCACGGCCTGCTGACGCCGAAGGAGCGGCGCGCAAAGGCGCTGTCGCTGGCGCGCGAGGTCGGCCTGCCCGACCCCGAGCGCATCGTGCGCGCCTATCCGCATCAGCTCTCCGGCGGCCAGCGCCAGCGCGCCATGATCGCGATGGCGCTCGCGCTCGAGCCCGCGGTGCTGGTCGCGGACGAGCCGACCACCGCGCTCGACGTCACCACACAGGCGCAGATCCTGAAGCTGATCCGCAACCTCCAGCGCAACCGCAACATGGCGGTGATGTTCATCACCCATGATTTCGGCGTGGTCGCCGACATCGCCGACCAGGTCGTGGTGCTCAGGCACGGCAAGGTCGTGGAGGAAGGCCCGGCCGCTGCCGTCTTCAGCGAACCGCAGCACGACTACACCAAGGCGCTGCTCGCCGCCGTACCGTCGATGGATCCGCCGTTGCGAGAGGCCCTCGACGATCAGGCCAGGGCCGTCGAGGTGATCGGGCTGGACAAGACCTACGTCACCTCAGGCGGCTGGTTTCGCGAGGACCGCCGCGTCGATGCCGCACGCGAGGTCAATTTCAACATCCTCAAGGGCGAGACGCTGGGCCTCGTCGGCGAATCCGGCTCCGGCAAATCGTCGGTGGCGCGGCTCGTGATGCGGCTGATCGAAGCCGATCGCGGCACGGTGCGGATCGGCGAGACGGATCTCACAAAACTCTCGGGCAAGGCGCTGCGCGCCGAACGCCACCGCATCCAGATGATCTTTCAGGATCCATTTGCCTCGCTCAATCCGCGGCGCAAGGTCGGCCACATCATCGCCGACGGTCCGATCGCAGCCGGCACCGATCCGAAGGCCGCGTTCGACCGCGCCCGTGATCTCCTCAAGATGGTCGGGCTGGACGCCGGCGCACTCGACCGCTACCCGCATGAATTCTCGGGCGGCCAGCGTCAGCGCATCGGCATCGCGCGCGCGCTCGCGCTCGAACCCGAGATCATCGTCGCCGACGAAGCCGTCTCCGCGCTCGACGTTTCCGTGCAGGCGCAGGTGCTGAGATTGCTCGAAGACCTCAAGGCGCGGCTTGGCCTCTCGATGCTGTTCATCACCCACGATTTGCGTGTTGCCGCGCAAATCTGCGACCGCATCGCGGTGATGCAGCGCGGCGCCATCGTCGAGCTGAAGCCGACCGCGCAGCTGTTCGCCGCGCCGGAGCACGCCTATACGCGCGAGTTGCTCGCGGCGGTGCCGGGCCGGAAGGAACGCGCGCCAGCGGCGTGA
- a CDS encoding ABC transporter permease — translation MKQFWKSMLKSPSGVIGLIILVLAISVAVFGPMLFPNSPWRMVQRPFLPPFTLSTVPLGTDALGRDVFAGMIFGARVSLLVGLVSTLVALVVGVPIGAMAGYFGGKVDDALMRFTEFFQTIPSFALAIVLVAILQPSIYSIVASIAVVSWPPVARLVRGEVLSLRTREYVQAAVVTGQSNTWIILREILPNALSPVIVLASLMVATAILLESSLAFLGLGDPNLISWGYMVGAGRTVIRQAWWITVFPGVAILISVLGLNLIGEGLNDALNPRLSREGR, via the coding sequence ATGAAACAGTTCTGGAAATCGATGCTGAAGAGCCCGAGCGGCGTCATCGGGCTCATCATCCTGGTTCTCGCGATCTCGGTCGCGGTGTTCGGGCCGATGCTGTTCCCGAACTCGCCCTGGCGCATGGTGCAGCGGCCGTTCCTGCCGCCGTTCACGCTCTCGACCGTGCCGCTCGGCACCGACGCGCTCGGCCGCGACGTGTTCGCCGGCATGATCTTTGGCGCACGCGTCTCGCTGCTGGTCGGCCTCGTCTCCACGCTGGTCGCGCTGGTGGTCGGCGTTCCCATCGGCGCCATGGCCGGCTATTTCGGCGGCAAGGTCGACGACGCCCTGATGCGCTTCACCGAGTTCTTCCAGACCATTCCGAGCTTCGCGCTCGCGATCGTGCTGGTCGCGATCCTGCAGCCCTCGATCTATTCGATCGTGGCCTCGATCGCGGTGGTGAGCTGGCCGCCGGTCGCCCGCCTCGTGCGCGGCGAGGTGCTGTCGCTGCGCACGCGAGAATATGTCCAGGCCGCCGTCGTCACCGGCCAGAGCAACACCTGGATCATCCTGCGCGAGATCCTGCCCAACGCGCTGTCGCCGGTGATCGTGCTGGCCTCGCTGATGGTCGCGACCGCGATCCTTCTGGAATCCTCGCTGGCGTTCCTCGGGCTCGGCGACCCCAACCTGATCTCCTGGGGTTACATGGTCGGCGCCGGCCGCACGGTGATCCGCCAGGCCTGGTGGATCACGGTGTTTCCCGGCGTCGCCATCCTGATCTCGGTGCTTGGCCTCAATTTGATCGGCGAAGGCCTCAACGACGCGCTCAATCCGCGCCTGTCGCGGGAGGGACGCTGA
- a CDS encoding ABC transporter permease, whose protein sequence is MLSFVAQRVLKGVIVLLAIVVLNFFLIRLAPGDPAVVMAGEAGASDQVFVKQLREKFGLDKPLPEQLFIYVKGVVTLDLGFSFRQQAPVSKLIMERLPATLLLTLTAFAISLMLGVLFGTFAARFAGTFLDTAITVFALIFYAMPIFWVALMGILLFSVTMDWLPSFGYETVGANLTGLAHAVDVAKHLIMPAMTLGLFFMATYTRMTRASMLEVKRLDFVKTARAKGLSDAVIQRRHVLRNALLPVVTLAGVHSGTLIGGAVITETVFAWPGIGRLMYDALFQRDYNLLLGVFVICSAMVLIFNLITDLVYRLVDPRIEFAS, encoded by the coding sequence ATGCTCTCCTTCGTTGCTCAGCGTGTCCTGAAGGGCGTGATCGTCCTGCTCGCGATCGTGGTCCTCAATTTCTTCCTGATCCGGCTTGCGCCCGGCGATCCCGCCGTCGTGATGGCGGGCGAAGCCGGTGCCAGTGACCAGGTATTCGTCAAGCAGCTCCGGGAAAAGTTCGGCCTCGACAAGCCGCTGCCCGAGCAGCTCTTCATCTACGTCAAGGGCGTCGTCACCCTCGATCTCGGCTTCTCCTTCCGCCAGCAGGCGCCGGTGTCGAAGCTGATCATGGAACGGCTGCCGGCAACGCTCTTGCTGACGCTGACGGCATTCGCGATCTCGCTCATGCTCGGCGTTCTCTTCGGCACCTTCGCCGCGCGCTTTGCCGGAACCTTCCTCGACACGGCCATCACCGTCTTCGCGCTGATCTTCTACGCCATGCCGATCTTCTGGGTGGCCCTGATGGGTATCCTGCTGTTCTCGGTCACCATGGATTGGCTGCCGAGCTTTGGTTACGAGACGGTCGGCGCCAACCTCACCGGCTTAGCCCACGCGGTCGACGTCGCAAAGCATCTGATCATGCCGGCGATGACGCTCGGCCTGTTCTTCATGGCGACCTACACCCGGATGACGCGCGCCTCGATGCTGGAGGTGAAACGCCTCGACTTCGTCAAGACGGCGCGCGCGAAAGGCCTCTCCGACGCCGTGATCCAGCGCCGCCACGTGCTGCGCAACGCGCTGCTGCCCGTCGTGACGCTGGCCGGCGTGCATTCCGGCACGCTGATCGGCGGCGCCGTCATCACCGAGACCGTCTTCGCCTGGCCCGGCATCGGCCGCCTGATGTACGACGCGCTGTTCCAGCGGGACTACAATCTGCTGCTCGGCGTCTTCGTGATCTGCTCCGCCATGGTGCTGATCTTCAACCTCATCACCGACCTGGTCTACCGCCTGGTCGACCCGCGCATCGAATTCGCCTCATGA
- a CDS encoding ABC transporter substrate-binding protein: MPKRVLLGLLLACGLAAPALAQEPKTGGVINAVIQPEPPGLMLAMIQNGPTQMVSGNIFEGLLRYSPKLEPQPELAESWSVSEDAKTYTFKLRKGVTWHDGKPFTAADVLFSVEMLKQTHARARNNLAQVDKGEAPDDYTVVFTLKQPFGPFLGIFEVGSMPMVPKHLYEGTDFKTNPYNNAPVGTGPFMFKEWQKGSFIRLVKNPNYYEKGKPYIDEIYWQIIPDAAARSVAYETGKVDVLPGGSVENFDVPRLSKLKDTCVTGAGWEFFSPLAWLWLNNRQGPLADKRVRQAIMFAIDRDFAKDVIWNGLGKVATGPSASTIKYYTPDVPKYPYDPARAKALLKEAGYKGEKIRLLPLAYGETWQRWGEAVKQNLQDVGMNIETIATDVAGGNQKIGDWDYDIAFTYLYQYGDPALGVGRNYVSSAIAKGQVFNNVEGYSNPEIDKLFADGAVATPDSKRKEIYEKAQKILVEDVPVAWMLELQFPTITRCKVKNLITTGIGVNDGFKDAWLDK, encoded by the coding sequence ATGCCAAAACGAGTGTTGCTTGGTCTCCTCCTGGCTTGCGGCCTCGCGGCCCCGGCTCTGGCGCAAGAGCCGAAGACGGGGGGCGTGATCAACGCCGTGATCCAGCCCGAGCCGCCCGGCCTGATGCTTGCAATGATCCAGAACGGTCCGACCCAGATGGTGTCGGGCAATATCTTCGAAGGCCTGCTGCGCTACAGCCCCAAGCTCGAGCCGCAGCCGGAGCTCGCCGAGAGCTGGAGCGTCAGCGAGGACGCCAAGACCTACACATTCAAGCTCAGGAAGGGCGTCACCTGGCATGACGGCAAGCCCTTCACCGCTGCCGATGTGCTGTTCTCGGTCGAGATGCTGAAGCAGACGCATGCGCGCGCCCGCAACAACCTCGCCCAGGTCGACAAGGGCGAGGCACCCGACGACTACACCGTCGTGTTCACGCTGAAGCAGCCGTTCGGCCCGTTCCTCGGCATCTTCGAGGTCGGCTCGATGCCGATGGTGCCGAAGCATCTCTATGAAGGCACCGACTTCAAGACCAACCCCTACAACAACGCGCCGGTCGGCACCGGCCCCTTCATGTTCAAGGAGTGGCAGAAGGGCTCGTTCATCCGCCTGGTCAAGAATCCGAACTATTACGAGAAGGGCAAGCCCTATATCGACGAGATCTACTGGCAGATCATCCCCGACGCCGCTGCGCGCTCGGTGGCCTACGAGACCGGCAAGGTCGACGTGCTGCCCGGCGGCTCGGTCGAGAATTTCGACGTTCCGCGCCTCTCCAAGCTGAAGGACACTTGCGTCACCGGCGCCGGCTGGGAGTTCTTCTCACCGCTGGCCTGGCTGTGGCTGAACAACCGCCAGGGTCCGCTCGCGGACAAGCGGGTGCGGCAGGCGATCATGTTCGCGATCGACCGCGACTTCGCCAAGGACGTGATCTGGAACGGGCTCGGCAAGGTCGCGACCGGCCCATCCGCCTCGACCATCAAATACTACACGCCCGATGTGCCGAAGTACCCCTACGATCCCGCCAGGGCCAAGGCGCTGCTGAAGGAAGCCGGCTACAAGGGCGAGAAGATTCGCCTGCTGCCGCTCGCCTATGGCGAGACCTGGCAGCGCTGGGGCGAAGCCGTGAAGCAGAACCTCCAGGACGTCGGCATGAACATCGAGACCATCGCCACCGACGTCGCCGGCGGCAATCAGAAGATCGGCGACTGGGACTACGACATCGCCTTCACCTATCTCTACCAGTACGGCGATCCCGCGCTCGGCGTCGGCCGCAACTACGTCTCCAGCGCCATCGCCAAGGGCCAGGTGTTCAACAACGTCGAGGGCTACTCCAATCCGGAGATCGACAAGCTGTTCGCCGACGGCGCGGTCGCGACGCCGGATTCAAAGCGCAAGGAGATCTACGAGAAGGCGCAGAAGATCCTGGTCGAGGACGTGCCGGTGGCCTGGATGCTCGAGCTGCAATTCCCGACCATCACGCGCTGCAAGGTCAAGAACCTGATCACCACCGGGATCGGCGTCAACGACGGCTTCAAGGACGCATGGCTCGACAAGTGA
- a CDS encoding TetR/AcrR family transcriptional regulator has product MDNASRSERSRNAALDAALAIIARDGPGRLTLDAIARESGLSKGGVMHQFRTKEAVLKALLERQMVRFEQFSTPYRAKARAESENPELATEIATVREAANTPDSAALALLAAMVENPDLMALPRESDVKTIAAIKAEATDPDLALLRWAAARGLLLSELFGMSPLPKAERERLFARLLDDSQWRALEKPAKPRAGAAPKSAAARKRA; this is encoded by the coding sequence ATGGACAATGCCAGCCGTTCCGAACGATCCCGCAATGCTGCGCTCGACGCGGCGCTCGCCATCATCGCGCGCGACGGGCCGGGCAGGCTGACGCTCGATGCGATCGCGCGTGAGAGCGGCCTCAGCAAAGGCGGCGTGATGCATCAGTTCCGCACCAAGGAGGCGGTGCTGAAGGCGCTGCTCGAGCGCCAGATGGTGCGCTTCGAGCAATTCTCGACGCCCTACCGCGCGAAGGCGCGTGCGGAGTCCGAAAACCCCGAACTTGCCACCGAGATCGCGACGGTGCGGGAGGCCGCCAACACGCCGGATTCGGCGGCGCTCGCGCTGTTGGCCGCGATGGTCGAAAACCCCGACCTGATGGCGCTGCCGCGCGAGAGCGACGTCAAGACGATCGCTGCGATCAAGGCCGAGGCCACTGACCCGGATCTCGCATTGTTGCGTTGGGCGGCTGCGCGAGGTCTCCTCCTCAGCGAGCTGTTCGGCATGTCGCCGCTGCCGAAGGCGGAGCGCGAGCGCCTGTTTGCGCGCCTGCTCGACGATAGCCAGTGGCGCGCGCTGGAAAAGCCGGCCAAGCCGCGCGCAGGCGCTGCGCCGAAGAGCGCGGCGGCGCGTAAGCGCGCCTGA
- a CDS encoding DUF3313 domain-containing protein, giving the protein MDRSIALRGLGTLLLGAAVAGCATVAPVPYSDMASSAYMAPDKSDASGRVPYRYSTPVDWRAYNKVILEPVVVYRGRDHQFGDMSDKDKATLAAYMQNGFADKLRGRFTLVRERGPATLRIRLSLTGAVANTPVLGTLSRFDLAGAVYNGVQAARDGEGTMTGSVIYGVEIFDAQTARLLLAYVTKQYPAAYDIKATAGSLAAATAGLDKGADALMAQLN; this is encoded by the coding sequence ATGGATCGCTCGATCGCCTTGCGCGGTCTGGGAACACTGCTGCTTGGCGCGGCCGTCGCGGGCTGCGCCACGGTGGCGCCCGTGCCCTATTCGGACATGGCGTCCTCGGCCTACATGGCCCCGGACAAGTCGGATGCCTCCGGCCGCGTGCCCTACCGCTACTCCACGCCGGTCGACTGGCGCGCTTATAACAAAGTGATCCTCGAACCGGTCGTGGTCTATCGCGGCCGGGATCACCAGTTCGGCGACATGTCCGACAAGGACAAGGCGACGCTTGCCGCCTACATGCAGAATGGCTTTGCCGACAAGCTGCGCGGTCGCTTCACGCTCGTGCGCGAGCGGGGGCCGGCGACGCTGCGGATCAGGCTGTCGCTGACCGGCGCCGTCGCCAACACGCCGGTGCTCGGCACGCTCTCCCGCTTCGATCTTGCCGGCGCGGTCTACAATGGCGTGCAGGCCGCGCGAGACGGCGAGGGCACCATGACCGGCTCGGTCATCTACGGCGTCGAGATCTTCGACGCGCAGACCGCGCGCCTGCTCTTGGCCTACGTCACCAAGCAATACCCTGCTGCCTACGACATCAAGGCCACTGCCGGCTCGCTCGCCGCCGCCACTGCCGGCCTCGACAAAGGCGCCGATGCGCTCATGGCGCAGCTGAACTGA
- a CDS encoding DUF2147 domain-containing protein gives MHFFLRFVLRVAITIAMMALGGRAGAAASTDPSGTWLVEDGRARIRLERCGPSRDRICGFIVWMKEPADKRGEPYRDKENPDPDKRARALLGHQLIMGLQATPEGRFAGDIYNAEDGKSYSVSLWRESADRLKLKGCLIKFLCQTQTWQQTLDVQAGQLVGLTGDLNGPRADKEWAAVPALKPMQAKAK, from the coding sequence ATGCATTTCTTCCTTCGCTTCGTGCTGCGTGTCGCGATCACGATCGCGATGATGGCCCTTGGCGGCCGCGCCGGCGCCGCCGCGTCGACCGATCCCAGCGGCACCTGGCTGGTCGAGGACGGCCGCGCGCGCATCAGGCTCGAGCGCTGCGGGCCGTCGCGCGACCGCATCTGCGGTTTCATCGTCTGGATGAAGGAGCCGGCCGACAAGCGCGGCGAGCCTTATCGTGACAAGGAGAATCCCGATCCCGACAAGCGTGCCCGCGCGCTGCTCGGCCATCAGCTCATCATGGGCTTGCAGGCGACGCCGGAGGGACGGTTTGCCGGCGACATCTACAATGCCGAGGACGGCAAGTCCTATTCCGTCTCGCTGTGGCGCGAATCCGCCGACCGCCTCAAGCTCAAGGGCTGCCTGATCAAGTTCCTGTGCCAGACCCAGACCTGGCAGCAGACCCTCGACGTCCAGGCCGGCCAGCTCGTCGGCCTCACCGGTGATCTCAACGGCCCCCGCGCCGACAAGGAATGGGCGGCCGTGCCGGCGCTGAAGCCGATGCAGGCGAAAGCGAAGTAG